The following are from one region of the Zingiber officinale cultivar Zhangliang unplaced genomic scaffold, Zo_v1.1 ctg61, whole genome shotgun sequence genome:
- the LOC122037554 gene encoding calmodulin-binding protein 25-like: MEEMAWISQAFSPDHNEVLARALQISLSDDFPAVVDDYCSSSSFVDALRRRNPLAPAASERISKKSKRKPRGGAGTRSQITYISADPANFREMVQRVTGLIDLAPPSGSRSPAPMGWPEPAQPALPQILLPTLDTSALFLNQFAGGELGPAQAASHLDDLLSPIYPTSLESWGVM; encoded by the coding sequence ATGGAGGAAATGGCGTGGATCTCCCAAGCCTTCTCCCCAGATCATAACGAGGTCCTCGCCCGCGCCCTGCAGATATCACTCTCCGATGACTTCCCGGCCGTCGTCGATGACtactgctcctcctcctccttcgtcGACGCTCTCCGCCGGCGGAACCCCCTTGCGCCTGCCGCCTCGGAGAGGATctccaagaagtccaagcggaAGCCGCGCGGTGGCGCGGGCACGCGCTCGCAGATCACATACATCAGCGCCGACCCGGCCAACTTCCGGGAGATGGTGCAGCGGGTCACCGGACTGATCGATCTCGCGCCGCCGTCGGGCTCGCGGTCGCCGGCTCCGATGGGCTGGCCTGAGCCAGCACAGCCGGCGCTGCCGCAGATATTGCTGCCGACGCTCGACACGTCGGCCTTGTTTCTTAACCAGTTTGCCGGCGGCGAACTAGGACCGGCGCAGGCTGCGTCCCACCTGGACGACCTGTTGTCGCCGATATATCCGACGTCGCTCGAGTCGTGGGGCGTTATGTAA